One window from the genome of Amaranthus tricolor cultivar Red isolate AtriRed21 chromosome 9, ASM2621246v1, whole genome shotgun sequence encodes:
- the LOC130823589 gene encoding CASP-like protein 1C2, with the protein MTKIKVIIIFGLRLIALAASVVTTIVMGTAHDSATILNFKFEAKFSNSPAFKYYVIIYGIVSCYSLAILLLPYKNLLWRLILVLDTVVTLMLSTAVSSALSIAYVGKKGNTNAGWLPICGQVPKFCDETTAALVVGFVALILYLLILLYSLYAALSPFFSVNS; encoded by the exons ATGACCAAGATTAAGGTTATAATCATCTTTGGGCTAAGACTTATAGCTTTAGCTGCTTCTGTTGTAACAACTATTGTTATGGGAACTGCTCATGATTCTGCTACTATTTTGAACTTCAAATTTGAAGCCAAATTCTCCAATTCTCCTGCTTTCAA GTATTATGTGATAATCTATGGAATTGTAAGCTGCTATTCTCTGGCAATTCTTTTGCTTCCTTACAAGAACTTGCTATGGCGCCTAATACTGGTTTTAGATACG GTGGTAACACTAATGTTAAGTACAGCAGTATCATCAGCATTATCAATAGCATATGTAGGAAAGAAAGGGAATACAAATGCAGGTTGGCTCCCAATATGTGGGCAAGTTCCCAAGTTCTGTGATGAGACTACTGCTGCTCTTGTTGTTGGCTTTGTTGCACTTATTCTCTACCTTCTCATACTCCTCTATTCCCTTTATGCTGCTCTTAGTCCTTTCTTTTCTGTAAACTCCTAA
- the LOC130823590 gene encoding callose synthase 11-like: protein MNRRQREYPTRDYEHAPPPPPSWTEVKHFNIIPIHDLLIDHPSKGYPEVRAATAALRHVEDLRKPPFHTWRDNLDLLDWLGLFFGFQQDNVRNQREHLVLHLSNSQMRLNPPPQNAAVLDFDLVRKFRKKLLKNYTSWCSYVCKRTRVKTHLFRKNTDEFRRELLYVSLYLLIWGECANLRFMPECLCYIFHHMAHEMNLILDDWLDPETGRPYLPVYSGVNAFLDNVVKPIYDTIREEVGFSNGGNKPHSAWRNYDDLNEFFWSRKCFRSLKWPLDLSSPYFAYASKGKRVGKTGFVEQRSFWNVFRSFDKLWVMLVLMLQVMVIVGLQGTDWPWEALGRTDVQVKLLTVFITWGGLRLVQSILDAGMQYSLVTRATWLLGVRMVLKSLVAMAWIVVFSVFYARIWSQKDRDRGRWSYEVDQRIFTFLKVVFVFIIQELLALVLFVLPWVRNCLEKVNFPLFYLVTWWFHRRIFVGRGVREGLINNVKYALFWVMVLLSKFTFSYFLQIRPLIAPTKALLRLRNIDYNWHEFFGNTNRIAIILLWLPVIVVYFVDLQIWYSVYSSLVGAYVGLFSHLGEIRNVWQLRLRFQFFASAMQFNLMPEEQPPTIPVINIVHRLRDAVQRLKLRYGLGRHKKIESDNVEATRFSLLWNEIMKNMREEDLLSDREVELLELSPNCWDIKVIRWPCVLLCNELLLSVSHAVEMAIHHDRWIWYKMCKSEYRRCAIIEVYDSVKYLLLHKVIKYGTEEHLIVTRVFLEMEHYMRLEKFSAFYKLTLLSQIHKKLVTLVELLLNYEKDTNGIINVLQALYELCVREFPKIKRTLVELREEGLALQNPVTDEGFLFENSVDIPDEDDVFYYRQLRRLHTLMTSRDSMHNVPVNREARRRMAFFSNSVFMNMPHAPQVEKMMPFSVLTPYYDEDVIYGTSKLQSPNEDGISILFYLQKIYEDEWHNFMERMKREGLGDEREIWTTKVRDLRLWASYRGQTLSRTVRGMMYYYQALKMLAYLDSASEVDIKTGSQQIASLGSTTLRNSWDGLGPTRVPSVRSLGRAPSGVSILYKGHEFGTAMMKFTYVVTCQVYGIHKMAGDSRAEEILYLMKNNEALRVAYVDEKHHGRDEVEYFSVLVKYDQVLQREVEIYRIKLPGPLKLGEGKPENQNHAIIFTRGDALQTIDMNQDNYFEEALKIRNLLEEFNKNYGLRKPTILGVRENIFTGSVSSLAWFMSAQETSFVTLGQRVLANPLKVRMHYGHPDVFDRFWFLTRGGISKASRLINLSEDIFAGFNCTLRQGNVTHHEYIQVGKGRDVGLNQIAMFEAKVASGNGEQVLSRDIYRLGHRLDFFRMLSVFYTTVGFYFNTMMVVLSVYTFLWGRLYLALSGVEEHAVKNSSNNAALGAIVNQQFVIQIGIFTAIPMIVENSLEHGFLPAVWDFCKMQLQLASLFYTFSMGTKCHYFGRTILHGGAKYRATGRGFVVEHKKFAENYRLYSRSHFVKAIELGVILIVYASHSPLAKNTFVYIAMSISSWFLVVSWIMTPFVFNPSGFDWLKTVYDFEDFIIWIWYGSGVSTKAERSWETWWYEEHEHLQTTGLWGKLLEIILDLRFFFFQYGIVYQLNITADKTSIGVYLISWVFFLVLVGICMIIAYARDKYGATKHIYFRMIQFSVISITVLVIIILLRFTKFEVLDLLTSGLAFIPTGWGMISIAQVLRPFLQTSVAWDTVVSMARLYDLTFGMIVMAPVAFLSWMPGFQSMQTRILFNEGFSRGLQISQLLTAK, encoded by the coding sequence ATGAATCGCCGGCAAAGAGAGTATCCCACGCGCGATTATGAACACGCGCCGCCACCACCACCATCGTGGACAGAAGTTAAACACTTTAACATAATTCCAATCCATGACCTTTTAATAGACCACCCATCAAAAGGTTACCCAGAAGTACGCGCCGCCACGGCAGCCTTACGCCACGTAGAAGACCTCCGGAAACCACCTTTTCACACGTGGCGCGACAACCTAGATCTTCTCGACTGGTTAGGTCTCTTCTTTGGTTTCCAACAAGATAATGTTCGTAACCAACGTGAACATCTTGTACTTCACTTATCCAATTCTCAAATGAGGCTAAACCCTCCTCCTCAAAACGCTGCCGTTTTGGACTTTGATCTTGTTCGAAAGTTCCGGAAGAAATTGTTGAAGAATTACACTTCTTGGTGCTCTTATGTGTGTAAGAGAACCCGGGTCAAAACCCACCTGTTTAGGAAGAATACGGATGAGTTTCGGAGGGAGTTATTGTATGTATCTCTTTACTTACTTATTTGGGGTGAATGTGCTAATTTAAGGTTTATGCCTGAatgtttatgttatatttttcatCATATGGCTCATGAAATGAACTTGATACTTGATGATTGGTTAGACCCGGAAACGGGTCGGCCTTATTTGCCTGTTTATAGTGGTGTAAATGCTTTTCTAGATAATGTTGTTAAGCCCATTTATGATACTATTAGAGAAGAGGTAGGGTTTAGTAATGGTGGGAATAAGCCACATTCGGCTTGGCGGAATTATGATGATTTGAATGAGTTTTTTTGGAGTAGGAAGTGTTTTAGGTCTTTGAAATGGCCTTTGGATTTGAGTAGTCCGTATTTTGCGTACGCGAGTAAAGGGAAGAGGGTTGGGAAGACGGGTTTTGTTGAGCAACGATCGTTTTGGAATGTGTTTAGGAGTTTTGATAAGTTGTGGGTTATGTTGGTGTTAATGTTGCAAGTAATGGTTATTGTTGGGTTGCAAGGGACGGATTGGCCGTGGGAAGCGTTAGGGAGGACGGATGTTCAGGTGAAGTTGCTTACGGTTTTTATTACGTGGGGAGGGTTGAGGTTGGTTCAGTCGATTCTTGATGCGGGAATGCAATATAGTCTTGTGACTCGTGCGACGTGGTTACTTGGTGTAAGgatggttttaaagagtttgGTTGCTATGGCATGGATTGTTGTCTTCTCGGTGTTTTACGCTAGGATTTGGAGTCAAAAAGATAGGGATCGTGGAAGATGGTCGTATGAGGTTGATCAGAGGATATTCACATTTCTTAAGGTGGTGTTTGTATTTATTATCCAGGAGTTGTTGGCATTGGTGCTTTTTGTACTTCCTTGGGTTCGGAATTGTTTAGAGAAAGTCAATTTCCCTTTGTTTTACTTGGTGACTTGGTGGTTTCATAGGCGAATTTTTGTTGGTCGCGGTGTGAGGGAAGGACTGATTAATAACGTGAAGTACGCATTGTTTTGGGTTATGGTTTTGCTTTCGAAGTTTACTTTTAGCTACTTTCTTCAAATTAGGCCTTTAATAGCTCCGACCAAGGCGCTTTTGAGGTTGAGGAATATCGATTACAACTGGCATGAGTTTTTCGGTAACACAAACAGAATCGCCATTATCTTGCTTTGGCTTCCCGTTATTGTTGTATATTTTGTGGACTTGCAAATATGGTATTCGGTTTACTCCTCGCTCGTTGGTGCCTATGTTGGATTGTTTTCTCATTTGGGCGAGATTCGGAATGTGTGGCAGCTTAGGCTTAGATTTCAGTTCTTTGCTAGCGCGATGCAGTTCAATCTCATGCCGGAGGAACAACCGCCTACGATTCCTGTGATCAATATCGTGCACAGGCTTAGGGATGCTGTACAAAGGCTGAAGCTGCGTTATGGACTTGGGCGGCACAAGAAGATAGAATCTGACAACGTTGAGGCTACCCGTTTTTCCTTGTTGTGGAACGAGATTATGAAGAATATGAGGGAAGAAGATCTTCTTAGTGACCGAGAAGTCGAACTTTTGGAGCTCTCACCCAACTGTTGGGATATAAAGGTTATCCGATGGCCATGCGTACTGCTATGCAATGAGCTTCTTCTCTCGGTCAGCCACGCAGTAGAGATGGCAATTCATCATGACCGATGGATTTGGTATAAGATGTGCAAGAGTGAATACAGACGGTGTGCGATCATAGAGGTCTACGACAGCGTCAAGTACTTGCTGCTTCATAAGGTTATTAAATATGGTACTGAAGAGCATTTGATCGTTACTCGAGTTTTCTTAGAGATGGAACACTATATGAGGCTTGAAAAGTTTTCTGCATTCTACAAGTTAACTTTGCTGTCGCAGATCCACAAGAAATTGGTAACTCTTGTAGAGCTCTTGTTAAACTACGAGAAGGATACGAATGGGATAATTAACGTCCTACAAGCTTTATACGAACTTTGTGTTCGTGAATTCCCAAAAATTAAGAGGACTTTGGTGGAGCTGAGGGAGGAAGGTTTAGCACTTCAGAATCCCGTGACAGACGAAGGATTTCTTTTTGAGAATTCTGTCGATATTCCCGACGAGGATGATGTGTTCTATTACAGGCAGCTGCGTCGTCTGCATACACTAATGACTTCCAGAGATTCTATGCACAATGTACCGGTAAATCGGGAGGCTCGCAGACGTATGGCTTTCTTCAGCAACTCTGTCTTCATGAACATGCCCCATGCTCCTCAGGTCGAAAAGATGATGCCCTTCAGTGTGCTAACTCCTTACTATGATGAAGATGTAATATATGGGACGAGTAAACTCCAAAGCCCGAATGAGGATGGTATCTCCATCTTGTTCTATCTACAGAAAATCTATGAGGATGAATGGCATAACTTCATGGAGAGAATGAAGAGGGAAGGCTTGGGTGATGAACGAGAAATATGGACGACAAAGGTCAGGGATCTGCGACTCTGGGCATCGTATCGAGGCCAGACTCTCTCGCGGACTGTGAGGGGAATGATGTATTATTATCAGGCGCTTAAGATGCTTGCCTATTTGGATTCTGCATCTGAAGTTGATATTAAGACTGGTAGTCAACAAATCGCTTCGCTTGGTTCAACGACACTGAGAAACAGTTGGGATGGTTTAGGGCCTACCCGAGTCCCATCTGTACGTAGCTTGGGAAGAGCACCAAGTGGTGTTAGTATTTTATACAAAGGCCATGAGTTTGGGACTGCAATGATGAAGTTTACTTATGTGGTTACCTGTCAGGTTTACGGGATCCACAAAATGGCGGGGGATTCTCGAGCTGAGGAAATCttgtatttgatgaaaaataaTGAAGCTCTTCGAGTTGCTTATGTTGATGAAAAACACCATGGGAGGGATGAGGTGGAGTACTTTTCAGTTCTTGTCAAGTATGATCAGGTTCTGCAGAGAGAAGTAGAGATATATAGGATCAAGCTGCCTGGTCCTTTGAAGCTGGGGGAAGGAAAACCTGAGAATCAGAATCATGCCATTATCTTTACTCGAGGTGATGCGCTTCAGACAATCGACATGAATCAAGACAATTATTTCGAGGAAGCTCTCAAGATAAGGAACCTCTTGGAGGAATTCAACAAAAATTACGGGCTCAGAAAGCCCACCATTCTCGGTGTTCGAGAAAACATTTTCACGGGTTCTGTATCCTCTCTTGCTTGGTTCATGTCTGCTCAGGAGACGAGCTTTGTCACTCTTGGTCAACGTGTTCTCGCAAATCCTCTCAAAGTCCGAATGCACTATGGCCATCCAGATGTATTCGATAGGTTTTGGTTTCTTACTCGGGGAGGAATCAGCAAGGCTTCGAGATTGATCAACTTGAGTGAGGATATCTTTGCGGGTTTCAACTGCACGCTCCGACAAGGCAATGTTACTCATCATGAATACATTCAGGTGGGTAAAGGAAGGGATGTAGGGCTGAATCAGATTGCTATGTTTGAAGCAAAAGTTGCTAGTGGGAACGGGGAACAAGTTCTCAGTAGAGATATATATCGATTAGGCCATCGGCTAGATTTCTTTCGGATGCTTTCAGTCTTCTATACCACTGtcggtttttattttaatacaatGATGGTGGTGCTTTCTGTCTATACCTTCTTGTGGGGCCGCCTATATCTCGCTCTTAGTGGTGTTGAAGAACACGCAGTCAAAAATAGCAGTAATAACGCAGCATTAGGTGCTATCGTCAACCAGCAGTTTGTCATTCAGATCGGTATCTTCACTGCTATACCGATGATTGTCGAGAATTCTCTGGAGCATGGTTTTCTTCCAGCAGTCTGGGACTTTTGCAAAATGCAGCTCCAGCTAGCGTCATTGTTTTACACCTTCTCAATGGGAACAAAATGCCACTATTTCGGTCGAACAATTCTTCATGGAGGTGCTAAATACCGAGCTACTGGTCGTGGGTTTGTCGTGGAGCACAAGAAGTTTGCGGAGAACTACAGGCTTTATTCTCGTAGCCATTTCGTGAAGGCTATTGAGCTTGGAGTCATCTTGATTGTTTACGCTTCCCATAGCCCTTTGGCAAAGAATACATTTGTGTACATAGCTATGTCAATCTCTAGTTGGTTCCTTGTAGTTTCGTGGATCATGACTCCATTCGTTTTCAACCCTTCCGGCTTTGATTGGTTGAAGACCGTGTATGACTTCGAGGATTTTATAATCTGGATATGGTACGGAAGTGGAGTGTCCACTAAGGCAGAACGAAGCTGGGAAACGTGGTGGTATGAAGAGCATGAACATCTCCAAACAACCGGTTTGTGGGGAAAATTATTGGAGATCATACTAGATCTGCGCTTCTTCTTTTTCCAGTACGGTATTGTGTATCAGCTGAACATTACAGCCGATAAAACCAGTATCGGTGTGTATTTGATCTCGTGGGTTTTTTTTCTTGTCCTTGTTGGGATATGTATGATCATCGCATATGCTCGAGACAAGTATGGTGCTACGAAACACATCTACTTCAGGATGATTCAGTTTTCCGTCATATCCATTACTGTGCTAGTGATCATCATTTTACTGAGATTCACGAAATTTGAAGTTCTCGATCTTCTGACTAGTGGATTGGCTTTCATCCCTACTGGTTGGGGTATGATTTCGATTGCCCAGGTGCTCCGTCCCTTTTTACAAACATCGGTGGCTTGGGACACGGTGGTTTCCATGGCTCGACTCTATGATTTGACATTCGGTATGATAGTTATGGCTCCGGTTGCTTTCTTGTCATGGATGCCTGGATTCCAGTCAATGCAAACTAGGATCCTTTTCAATGAAGGTTTCAGCAGGGGTCTCCAAATATCTCAACTTCTTACTGCCAAATGA
- the LOC130823588 gene encoding E3 ubiquitin-protein ligase RMA1H1-like — translation MAVEQQFTPKCKSDIAAPKEADNMNGSFECNICLDFANEPVVTLCGHLYCWPCIYKWFLVQSASLPSDEFPQCPVCKAEISHTTVVPLYGRGQSPNNSEHEAKDSTQGVGTPPRPPACGTRALLNAASQPNHQLPYRNPYQPPYVHSYTPPEERITSSSSFNQTSAVMFGEMVYARVFGNSQRLYNYPNSYTTVGDSSTRLRRQEMQNDKSLSRVSFFLVCCVILCLFFF, via the coding sequence ATGGCAGTCGAACAGCAGTTTACTCCAAAATGTAAATCTGATATAGCTGCTCCAAAAGAAGCCGACAATATGAATGGCTCTTTTGAGTGCAATATCTGCCTAGACTTTGCAAATGAGCCCGTAGTCACCCTTTGTGGGCACCTCTACTGCTGGCCGTGCATCTATAAGTGGTTTCTAGTGCAGAGTGCCTCTCTTCCCTCAGATGAGTTTCCACAATGCCCAGTTTGCAAGGCCGAAATTTCTCACACAACTGTGGTCCCACTATATGGCAGAGGTCAATCCCCGAACAACTCTGAGCATGAGGCGAAAGACTCCACCCAGGGTGTGGGCACACCTCCGAGACCGCCAGCTTGTGGGACCCGTGCATTATTGAATGCTGCATCTCAGCCTAACCACCAGCTTCCATACCGAAATCCTTATCAACCACCCTATGTTCACTCTTACACCCCACCTGAAGAACGAATCACTTCCTCCTCATCCTTCAATCAAACAAGTGCTGTTATGTTTGGGGAGATGGTCTATGCTAGAGTGTTCGGAAACTCGCAGAGATTGTATAATTATCCTAATTCCTATACTACAGTCGGGGACAGTAGCACAAGGTTAAGAAGACAAGAGATGCAGAACGACAAATCGTTGAGCAGAGTTTCGTTTTTCCTTGTATGTTGCGTTATTCtttgccttttctttttctgA
- the LOC130823592 gene encoding probable 2-carboxy-D-arabinitol-1-phosphatase isoform X2 — protein MGGGVIMATTHLNLHSITGFIHHYKIHNPSFARTKIGIQCSTPTHDLSIVTENLGDVIPLTGGALDFRKATTSLTPHPLPSPKKITLVRHGLSSWNAESRVQGSSDLSVLTDAGVKQAERCREALANLHFDKCFSSPISRAKQLEAEDAKKRYPKEYTTWREDPVNFNVNGKYPIRDLWVAAAEAWREILLSPGESFLIVTHKSKLRALVCTALGLGPERFRAIDINNGGICVFNVNKKGEAMLHSLNMTSHMYTDHTYMY, from the exons ATGGGTGGTGGAGTAATTATGGCAACAACCCATTTGAATTTACATTCAATTACAGGTTTTATCCACCATTATAAGATCCATAATCCCAGTTTTGCAAGAACAAAAATTGGGATTCAATGTTCAACACCAACTCATGATTTATCCATTGTTACTg AAAATTTAGGGGATGTTATCCCTCTTACTGGTGGTGCATTGGATTTTAGGAAAGCAACAACATCTCTTACGCCTCATCCATTACCATCACCAAAGAAGATAACCCTTGTTAGGCATGGCCTTAGCTCATGGAATGCTGAAAGCAGGGTTCAG GGAAGTTCAGACCTGTCTGTTCTGACAGATGCAGGAGTAAAACAAGCTGAAAGATGTAGGGAAGCCTTAGCAAATCTACACTTTGATAAATGTTTTTCGAGTCCAATATCTCGTGCCAAG CAATTGGAGGCAGAGGATGCTAAAAAAAGATATCCAAAGGAATACACAACATGGAGAGAAGATCCGGTTAACTTCAATGTGAATGGCAAATATCCGATTCGGGATTTGTGGGTGGCAGCAGCTGAAGCTTGGAGAGAAATCTTGTTGAGTCCT GGGGAGAGCTTTCTGATCGTCACTCATAAATCAAAATTGAGGGCACTTGTCTGTACGGCTCTGGGACTAGGTCCAGAAAG GTTCCGTGCAATCGATATAAACAACGGAGGTATTTGTGTATTTAATGTGAATAAGAAGGGAGAAGCCATGTTACATTCTCTGAACATGACTTCTCACATGTACACAGATCACACATACATGTACTGA
- the LOC130823592 gene encoding probable 2-carboxy-D-arabinitol-1-phosphatase isoform X1: MGGGVIMATTHLNLHSITGFIHHYKIHNPSFARTKIGIQCSTPTHDLSIVTENLGDVIPLTGGALDFRKATTSLTPHPLPSPKKITLVRHGLSSWNAESRVQGSSDLSVLTDAGVKQAERCREALANLHFDKCFSSPISRAKSTAEVLWDGRKEPLIFLDSLKETHLFFLEGMKNEDAKKRYPKEYTTWREDPVNFNVNGKYPIRDLWVAAAEAWREILLSPGESFLIVTHKSKLRALVCTALGLGPERFRAIDINNGGICVFNVNKKGEAMLHSLNMTSHMYTDHTYMY, encoded by the exons ATGGGTGGTGGAGTAATTATGGCAACAACCCATTTGAATTTACATTCAATTACAGGTTTTATCCACCATTATAAGATCCATAATCCCAGTTTTGCAAGAACAAAAATTGGGATTCAATGTTCAACACCAACTCATGATTTATCCATTGTTACTg AAAATTTAGGGGATGTTATCCCTCTTACTGGTGGTGCATTGGATTTTAGGAAAGCAACAACATCTCTTACGCCTCATCCATTACCATCACCAAAGAAGATAACCCTTGTTAGGCATGGCCTTAGCTCATGGAATGCTGAAAGCAGGGTTCAG GGAAGTTCAGACCTGTCTGTTCTGACAGATGCAGGAGTAAAACAAGCTGAAAGATGTAGGGAAGCCTTAGCAAATCTACACTTTGATAAATGTTTTTCGAGTCCAATATCTCGTGCCAAG TCTACTGCTGAAGTTCTGTGGGATGGAAGAAAGGAACCGCTAATTTTCCTTGATTCTTTGAAGGAGACCCATCTTTTTTTCTTAGAGGGCATGAAAAATG AGGATGCTAAAAAAAGATATCCAAAGGAATACACAACATGGAGAGAAGATCCGGTTAACTTCAATGTGAATGGCAAATATCCGATTCGGGATTTGTGGGTGGCAGCAGCTGAAGCTTGGAGAGAAATCTTGTTGAGTCCT GGGGAGAGCTTTCTGATCGTCACTCATAAATCAAAATTGAGGGCACTTGTCTGTACGGCTCTGGGACTAGGTCCAGAAAG GTTCCGTGCAATCGATATAAACAACGGAGGTATTTGTGTATTTAATGTGAATAAGAAGGGAGAAGCCATGTTACATTCTCTGAACATGACTTCTCACATGTACACAGATCACACATACATGTACTGA
- the LOC130823481 gene encoding uncharacterized protein LOC130823481 codes for MAPSKNLTTQQRTQIIQRLLLALNKKDKPVLGTINALATEFQMGVSQTTVCRWKKSRVIRKHTNAIKPTLNENNKLHRLSFALSKCEYDEHNDAFKFKPYTNVVHIDEKHFYLTRETQTYYLAPGEVEPHRECQSKRFIPKIMFMCAVAKPIFTTDGDIFFDGKIGIWPFITQEPAKKSSKNKKRGELETKLIQSIMKEHIRAMLITNVLPTIREKWPEGLSKDIYIQQDNAKPHIAHNDREFLEEAMKDGFYIQLVQQPSNSPDMNLLRDVKNAFENLSPQCLKFVFITLQACMIEVMKRQGGFDYHIPYMNKTKAAREDTLPDYLSIDKQLVVDSLQHLFTKLSSKTMNQLVELIGYAGGIEQGTVQVNENVHMGTTSQLSNQEGQQQE; via the exons atggctCCTTCAAAAAACCTAACTACACAACAAAGAACCCAAATAATACAAAGGTTACTTTTAGCATTAAATAAGAAGGACAAACCAGTGCTAGGCACAATCAATGCACTTGCCACAGAGTTTCAA ATGGGGGTGTCACAGACCACAGTATGTAGATGGAAGAAGAGCAGAGTCATAAGGAAGCACACAAACGCGatcaaaccaactttgaatGAGAATAACAAGCTACACAGGTTAAGTTTTGCGTTATCTAAATGTGAATATGATGAACATAATGATGCATTCAAGTTTAAGCCATACACTAACGTtgttcacatagatgaaaaacacTTCTATCTAACCCGAGAGACACAGACTTATTATCTAGCTCCGGgtgaagtagaaccacataGAGAGTGTCAATCAAAGAGGTTCAttccaaaaatcatgtttatgtgtgctgTTGCAAAGCCAATATTTACAACTGATGgtgatattttttttgatgGTAAGATAGGCATTTGGCCATTTATTACACAAGAGCCAGCAAAAAAAAGCTCCAAGAACAAGAAAAGGGGGGAGTTGGAAACAAAACTAATACAATCAATCATGAAAGAACACATTAGAGCAATGCTTATCACTAATGTGCTGCCAACCATAAGAGAAAAATGGCCTGAAGGATTGTCAAAGGATATTTACATTCAACAAGACAATGCCAAACCACATATAGCACATAATGACAGAGAATTTTTAGAAGAGGCAATGAAAGATGGGTTCTACATTCAACTAGTTCAACAACCATCAAATTCCCCTGACATGAAT TTACTTAGAGATGTGAAAAATGCTTTTGAGAATCTAAGTCCACAGTGTCTTAAGTTTGTATTCATCACATTACAAGCATGTATGATAGAGGTGATGAAAAGACAAGGAGGATTCGACTATCACATTCcttacatgaacaaaacaaaggcaGCAAGGGAAGACACTTTACCAGATTACCTCAGTATTGACAAACAATTGGTTGTTGATTCACTTCAACATTTATTCACAAAACTAAGTTCAAAAACAATGAATCAGTTAGTGGAATTGATTGGTTATGCAGGGGGCATTGAACAAGGGACTGTGCAAGTCAATGAGAACGTTCACATGGGGACAACAAGCCAGCTGTCTAATCAAGAAGGTCAACAACAAGAATGA